The DNA segment tcatattaattctctaataacaaattaaccaaaattttgtattaatttaccaacaacaaattaacaTAAATCTCATACTAATTAATAAAGCTCAAATATAAGACCACAAATAAACACAAATACACAATCCCaattttaacaataattaatattaaaataaaagaaaatgacaacaatagcaataacaataataataataataataataataataataataataataataataatagaatgagagaaaatTGGAGGGGTTGCTGGCCGGCAGGGCTCGCCGGCGGCGATTGGCCGGTTACCCTACCGGGCGATAGTGAGATTGATggctttttgaaaaacaaaaaataataataataataataataataatataaaaaaaaaattaaaaaaaaaaaaaaaggataataagAAAATGGGGGATGAAGGGCACTAGGAATGACGTCCGCTCGGAGTTGAGTGGCAATGTGTGGGAAGTTGGGGaggaaaaatggagaaaaaaaggaaaaggaaaaaataaaaataaaaaatgggtgcCGGCGTTTGTGGGAGCTCGAAGGTGTGGTGTTGGGAGAATAGAAATggatggaggaaaaaaaaggaaagaaaaaaaaaatatacgaAAGAGTTGGCCACTGCCTTGGAAGTGGGAGTTGGAGGAAAaccagaaaaaggaaaaagaatgggGAATGAGATCTGAGGGTGGGGTGTCGGCTGTGTGAGAGGAAGAGAGAGTCAATGGAGgggaagggaaaaagaaaaaaaaaactgagaaaaaaaaaatgacccaCCCTCTGCTGCTGTTGGGGAGAGTGTCAAAAATGGAGGGGGAGCTGACAAGAATCAGGGGGGTCCCCCACGTGGGAAGGGAGAATggggaaaatgaaaagaaaataataaaaaattaaaattaaaataaaataaaaaaatgatatatgggGTGATGGCCCGTGGTTAGGGGTATGGGATGAGAGAGGAGGAGTGGGTCAGATGGTTGGGGAATAGGAAAAGGAAGagagatgagagagaaaaaaataaaataaaataaaataataaatataatataatataataataataataataaataaaattaataaataaaataaaataaaataaataaataaataaataaaataatttacaaaataataaaaacaaaaaattaaagggtgagtgagtataaaataatatatgtaatCAGGATTTAAAATTGgactcaaaattaatgtaaaaataaaattaggacaaattttggggtttacaaaaagtcaaaaataactttaagtaataagtaaaaacaattaattcattcttaaattcaaatctttattttatctttttacccCATTTGTCCTAGTTACCTTCATGATCTTTTTTTTGTTACTCCACAATCTTTATTGTTACTTAAGGTCATTTGCCCTAAtcataatttatgaggataaatatatcaatttgataatttagaataaattttaagttaattttattaaaaaatacttttaaaccttttaaaaaaagttCTCAACAAATATGTTGCAAGATTTCAAGAGTACCAGTTTTTAGGCTAAAATTCCACAATAATTTTGGTTTAGAAGtgtcttaaaaaaagaaaaaaaaaaaaaagaagaaagaaattggCCTAGTACATTCCAAATTGGAAAactgattattttttaataaataatattaaattcacATTcaagcttttttattttaatttttttaaaataatttttatgctaAATTAAAAGAACcactctaaaaatatttggattttcaaaattttaaaaccaaatttcaaaatgaGATGATAATACCTACTAGTTAATTATTCCAAATTATTTACCtgttgaaaaaaatatcaaaaaacaaaattataaaaatacatcAATAAGATtttactaatttgaaaaaatatagaaaaggtAATTGGAACttttataacttaattttatcttcgtccatttaaaaatattttaaaatatatacattttttcataaatcatataattattttctaaaatactcttttacttgataatattaaaataaaattatcaaaaaattaatttattagtgTAATTTGATAAAActatcttacaaataaatatattataaatttttaattatataagatataaattaTCTCGTAAATAAAATCTTCTAATTCTCTaattaataaacattttatatcctgtattatattaattcattcatcttttcaatttcttttaataaaattgaataaaaaaaattttagttgagatctacaataaaataagaaattttaaaaattaaaactaaaatacttaaaaatgaaatacaattaaaataaaaaacataaaaattaaataggattaaaacaaaaaaacttaaaaatttaaaagaaaaaatattgactCCTAttgtatttcaatttttttttggatatctatattttttattaaggtGCTTGAtttgaaagttaatattttattgttatatttttagatttaaagtttttaaattttaattgtatttttaattttattttattggtctcaaattagtttttataataaaaaaaattgtcagtTGATATTATTAACTTGACAagtaaaattatcattttaaaattgtatgtattttaaaatatttttaaattgatgaagataaatttgatttatagaATTTAgggttattttttctattttttttaatcagtgGGTTTtccctaagttttttttttcctacttcttattatataattattaaatacattttttattttcttaaaaaagagaaaatacaacaaaaatgGCAAACAAAATTTAGAGGGTAGAATTTTAAACATCCTGACATTAAGAAAATCTTATGAAGCATTGTGGAGTTGGCGAAAAACTCGTCTCTACCACCGAATGTTAACGCATTTTCTCTGCCAAAGTCCTTCAAAATCCTCAGTCAATGCAACATGGACTTCGCAGACCAGTCTCAGCAACAATCCCACCACTCAAATCTCTCCTCTCTCACCCAATTCCTCCGCCACCagcacctccacctccaccttcACCTGAATGTACTCCAAAACCCTCCCTAAACCTTCAGTTGCGTATCCTCCTACAGCCCATCCTCCAACACTTTCCTCACCCTTCATCCTATGCACCCATTTTCCAGTTCCTTACTCGCCACAACTTCATCAAACTAGGCCAGCAAGCCCACGCCCAAATTGTCCTCCATGGCCTCCAACCCAATGCATTCCTCGCCGCCAAAATGGTGGCAATGTATGCCAGCTCCGGGGATCTTGATTCCGCTGTGGTCGTTTTTGATAGGATTGATAACCCATCTTCTTTGTTGTATAATTCGATTATTCGGGCTTATACTCGACATGGGTTTCCTGAAAAAACCCTCGAAGCTTATGCCCGGATGCATTTTCTGGGACTTCTTGGTGATAATTTTACGCTCCCGTTTGTTCTCAAGTCGTGTGCGGACTTGTCGCGTGTTTGTATGGGGAGATGCGTTCATGGGCAGGGCTTGAGAGTTGGATTGGAGGGTGATTTTTACGTGGGGGCTTCTTTGATTGATATGTATGTGAAATGTGGTGTGATTGGTGATGCCCGTAAGCTGTTTGATAAAATGATTGTTAGGGATATGGCTTCTTGGAATGCTTTGATTGCGGGTTATATGAAAGAGGGCGAGATTGGTGTTGCTGAGGATTTGTTCGAACGGATGGAGCACCGGaatattgtttcttggactgcGATGATATCAGGCTACACACAGAATGGTTTTGCGGAGCAAGCACTGGGTTTGTTTGATGAGATGTTGCAAGACGGTTCAGAGATGAAGCCCAATTGGGTAACTATTGTGAGTGTTCTCCCTGCTTGTGCTCAGTCAGCTGCTCTTGAGCGTGGGAGGCGGATTCATGATTTTGCTAATGGAATTGGTTTGCATTTGAATTCATCAGTGCAGACTGCACTTGCTGGGATGTATGCCAAATGTTATAGCCTTGTTGAAGCTCGATGCTGTTTTGATATGATAGCtcaaaatggaaagaatttGATTGCTTGGAACACTATGATAACGGCTTATGCCTCTCATGGCTGTGGCGTAGAAGCAGTTTCAATTTTTGAGAACATGTTAAGAGCTGGGGTTCAACCTGATGCTGTAACATTCATGGGATTGTTATCTGGATGCAGCCATTCAGGTCTTATTGATGCTGGCTTGAACCACTTCAATGATATGGGTACAATTCACTCAGTTGAACCAAGAGTTGAGCATTATGCATGTGTCGTAGATCTTCTGGGCCGTGCTGGGCGATTGGTGGAAGCAAAGGAGCTGATTAGTCAAATGCCAATGCAAGCAGGACCAAGCGTTTGGGGTGCACTGTTGGCTGCTTGCCGGAGCCACCGAAATTTGGAGATAGCAGAGTTGGCAGCTAGAAGGCTCTTTGTTTTAGAACCAGATAATAGTGGGAATTATGTTCTCCTATCAAATTTGTATGCTGAAGCTGGGATGTGGGAGGAGGTAAAGAAGTTGAGGGCTCTTTTAAAATATCAAGGCATGAAGAAGAGTCCTGGATGCAGTTGGATCGAGATCAATGGGAAATCCCATTTATTTATGGGGGCTGATAAATCTCACCCACAGGCTAAGGAAATTTACAAATTTTTGGAAGCCCTGCCTGAAAAGATTAAGATGGCTGGGTACATACCAGATACTAGCTTTGTGTTGCATGATATtagtgaagaagaaaaagaatataacCTTACAACCCACAGTGAGAAGCTGGCAATTGCTTTTGGGCTTCTTAACACCAGGCCTGGAGTAGTTCTCCGAGTAACAAAAAACCTTCGAATATGTGGAGACTGCCATGCGGCTACTAAGTTCATATCAAAAATCTATGAGCGGGAGATAATTGTGAGAGATTTGAATCGGTTCCATTGCTTCAAAGATGGTTCTTGTTCTTGTGGAGATTATTGGTGACCATGCAAGGAGGACACTAAGTTTTGAAGTTGTGTCAATTAAGATGACATCAGCACGGGTATCTTAGCTCCATTTTGTGTATTGGGTGAAATATTGGAGTTATCTGAAGGGATTTGTGGTCATCCTACACTAGCTTCGACCGTCATTTCAAATTTTGACCTCAATATTGAACTCTGTTTACTTAGACAGCTGGAATTAGTTCGTGGAAGTTTATGAAATGTATAAAACCCAAAGCCTCAAATACAGACTGGGAGTTTGTTTTACAAACAGTTCGGTTTGAGAAGATTTTCACCTTGATACAGCAACCAACATCCATGTATTATAAGTTTTCAAACACCATGGTTTTCTTGTAAATTGCTAATCTTATATCATGAAGTACTGCAAGAACTAACCATTTTCTTGCTTCTAATATTGCAGCATGATCCCAGAAAACTGGGGCAAAGTGCAGAGTCAATCCTTTTATCTGGATTCACATTTGTAAGTATCCCTGTTACCATGGTTGTTGGGCACTTTCACCTGCAAAAATTTCTAAGTATTTTGCTTGGATTATGGTTTTGTCTCCAGCTAACATTGAGAGGATCAAAGCTTGAATTCGGAATAATTCTATTTTGGTAGGGGCTATCTTAAATCCCCATTGTACCACATTTCAATCTTCTGTCAATACAGAGCTTTTCTTCTACTTCTCTTATTTGTCTTTTGTGTCCTTTACTTATATGTTTCAAATGTCTCAACACCTCATCGTGCCACCTTTCAAACTTCCTGTGAATATAGAgctgtttttcttatttttttctgtttcctCTTCTTATTTGCTGTAGATGCATTTCTGTTGCAGGCATAATTTATCCCATTAATCATTATCAACACAGGCTACTTATACTTGTGATTTGACTTTTACTAGAGGCACAGTTTGAATGCATGTTTTAGTGTTAAGTTAAAATGATTATAACTTGTGTGGCAAAGTAATGGACCTCCATTTCTTTTCCTAGAAGATTAGATGTTTTTTGTACTGACACATTGTTTAATAATTGTCCTATTCTCTTTTAATTCTAGGATAGCACTTCCTATttgaatttgataaaaattttcaggCAACAGAGAAACAAATTTGGTTAGCAGTCAATATGAACACGTGTCTACTGCACCTATAATGGTATTCAATTATATATGTATGTTTGAATAAATGGAAACACCAAGAACAAATTTCTGAACTCGCATTATCCTCAGGTTATGCAATAGACATTTGTTTTATCCCTTGCTTACAAGAAAATGAGTTCTGGATTGGTTATTTGCTAAATGGTGCATCatgtaatttaggaaattgattTCTAGACCCACATCAGTACAAATCACTACCATTATCAATGAATATTTCTTTCCCACATTTATTCCTTATCGCTATCTGATGCAAagtataattagaaaaaaaaaaaggtttagaaacttaaaaaaaattataaaatcctaTACAAAatgaacaatgaaaaaaatatttattgatagttcgaaataattatttttaaatcttaaagTTTATAAACATATACTTGTTTTGATTTCAGCTATTATGATTAAGAAATTGtactttttacattttttgaatatttttttatctataaatgtataaaatttttatattttaatttaaacataGATGCAATAATGGTGTAAATGTTCTtcaaagtattttaaaaaattgtaattttaatattgttaAGGCAAATGTATTGCCAGCACATCTATGCAAAATTTGACTTGTAGAGATGGAAAAAACAAGGTTATTTTTAGTGAGAATAAAAGACAGCTCTCTTCCAGTACAAGATAACTATAATCGTGTCCTAACCTTAACCTTAATTTTCTGCTTATCATATAAGGTTCATTGTATATTTAGAGATATTGGTGATTTATtctttgaaacaaaaattgagagTTAAGTTTGTGGACATGAAATGTGCTACTAGCAAACTAGAAAAGTATGAAATGATGGTGAGGATCATCTTTGATATAGGGTTTGATTTGATTAGGATCAGTGATTCAACATACAGGAAACTTGTAGTTCCaaggtttatttttttatttttttatgaatttttgtatGAGTTCATTTTCCATCTAATTTAGTCTTGTTTGTCTCACATACCTAGCTATTTCCTTTTAGTGTGCAAGATTCCATTCTCAGTGGCAGCAATGATTGAGAAAATGCaaaaggattttctttggttaGGGTTTGGGGAGGGAAAGAGAGATCATCTTATTAGCTGGATCCAAATGTACAAGCCTAAGGGGAAAGGAGGATTAGTGTTCAGGAACATGTCTTTGAGAAATGCAGCCCTCTAATTAGGGGAGTGATTGTGGAGATTTCTTAGGGAGTGCTACATTGATTTGGATAGTatggtgggaaagaaatgcaaggatctTTGAGGACAAGTGGTGGACTTCCAAAACATTATGGAATCTAATCTATTTCTATTCATCTTTTGGGGCATCGACTACTACAACTTTTAAAGGCATTCCTCTCAACTTTATTCAACTTAATTGGATTTCAATATGTAGATCAAAAGgattaaaatagaaatatcGAGATGTTTGTAATGTCTTctggtttatttttcttttcctttgttttgacTAGGTTTTGTTTTTAGGGAAGgattctcatccttctcttttttactcggttaatgaaaatatttttgtttctaataaaacaAATTGTAAAATAAAGTTAGATTAACCCTGGTTCATATGATAGCATTGAATTATGTTCTATTATTCGTTGTTCAGATCCAGTTGTTCCTATCAGTCTAATAAAGAAGTCAACAATTGAGGAGGCACATCTGGTTTTCTAAGTTATATATGTtaactatttgttttttttttggtattttgtttATCATATTATAGATTCTATCATTGATTTCTTATTCAGTAAATTCATGTTTAACTTGAGCTGGGAGTGTAAATTTGAgtgcttttgatatatttgAGTGTCATCATTGTTATTCAAATGATTGATTGGTCTACTGCATCATTCATTCTTTGTTTAGAAACTATTCTATGAGGAATCAAGCCTAGAATAACACCCTTCTCAACCATCACCACTTCACCCAAGTCTAAGAGGCTGTGCTAGGTGTACTTCCCTATTCATGCACAGTGGTGCTATCAGCATTTTGCAGTATATGGATCATTGAGATAATCAATACATCAGTCCATTGAAGAAATATTAAGCTGAGATGTCAAAAGTTTGGATGTCACCCACTTGCAGGGCTATCAGCATACCTGATCAGGCTTTGTGTTACATGCCACAGTCAGACAGATTTTGTGGCTGCATTAATAACAGGAGAGCAATTCTAAAACTCTCCATCACTTCTTTGGTGGTTCAGTTACAAGGAGGCAAAAGTGACCTTTGGGTTTGCGTTATGCAAGAGCTGGTCTAACCTGGGTCAGTCGCTAATTGGAGGTCAGGATCACACAAATTCTGACTGGTTACCAGATGAAGGACTCGTTGGGATTCTTGCTGTGTCTCCCCTACATACCACTGCAATAATGTTCTCAAGCAGCAGTATAACCTGATTTAATACCCAACAGTATTGAATTATGACCCATGTGTGGATTTGTCTATTTCTGTGTAGTTGTTTAGTTCAGCTTATCTTTTCGGtccaaatttatttcatttgttcTACCAGTCTCTTAAACAGGATTATAGTTCATCAGTTATTGATTTTATCATTTACAACTTGCAGGATAGAAATGTTGGAAGAGGTGATCAATTAAAGCAGGTTACAGATTTATTTATGAAACTCCACAAATATTCTGTTGGCATGCAGCAGCAAAAGCAGCTAGAATTGGAGGAGAGGAAGGTCTCAGAGCTGTTACCCATTCTGTTCTTGCACTGCACTGGCTGTTTTTCACTCCAGCAGTAAAGCAGTGAAGAATTGATTCCAGGTTGGAACTCTGATGGAATGGCTTGAATTTTCAGACTGTCTTCAGGGAGTGGCTCAATTTCTGAATGCCTCATGGTGCCACGTTTTATTCTTTCTGTGAATATAGAGCTTGGATCTTAGAAGACCATCTCAACACCTCATGGTGCTACATCTCAATCTTTCTATTAATACTTAGATTATAGAAGACACATAGCTCTGGTCAATAGAGTTAGTACCATAAAGAAGCAATATTTGCTAAAGTTGTTGGATATGTTAAATTATACAGGAGACCTTAATGCTAAGAGGTTTATgattggttatttatttatttgatttactAGTAAACTCATTTGTTGGAGGTATACAATTACATTTTCCATGACGAAGGCAAAGTAAACGATGGTTAGTAAAGCCGTAAAGGATGTTAATGTTATTCGTTTGAAAGGCTTTGACgaacaatttaattttgaaaaggggAGTGTATTGTTATATTGTGATAGTCAGAGTGTCATTCATTTAACAAATAATCAAGTTTTTCATGGTAAAATAAGGCATATTGATGTGAAGCATTgatcataaaatgaaaatgaacttAAAGGAAGGAAGTACAACTTGGTCCTATTGTAAATGAGACAATATCTACAAGTTTGAGAATTTGAACCTAGATGAAGATTGTAGAAAAGTGCCTCAAATTCCCTTTTCTAAGTAATTTCtaattctttcatattttgCAATTATGATAATCTCACCAAGAGATCTTTCTATTCTTATAGAGAAAGTATAACTTTCTACTATAATTAGACAAATGAAAAATAGCttctatatattataattagacAATTGGTTTCCTAGATAGAATATTCATATGTGTATATACATATTCATACAACCAACCTCACAATTAGTTCGTTGTactagaaaaatataaaaaatgataaaataaataaaaatattaaatttatttgtttaacgATATAGGTAtgattaaagagaaaaatatcgATAAGCAAGATATGTtggtattaataatttattatttatctaatcaaattaattttaatttataaaatattacaacttaattattattattattattatttttcatattttagtattttttgaataaatttatatttttaatattttaaaataaaaacattcaaaattaaataaaattaaaaggataaatatttttttttttaaagtggagtgataataatttttttaaaataggattaatgagataaatgatgatacatttaatatttaaactataatttatttaattcaaatacattcaataatctaaaataaatgatgatgcatatttgactttttaatatttaattatcatataaatgatattaaaaaaatatttgttaaaaaaattataataatgttttttatatgtttattaattaattaaataaaatttaaaataaaataattaaaatttatttatttattttttaataataaattttaacatatttattattatcatatattaACAAATAATAACTTGTTCTAGTGGCAACAAAGCCCGTTGGCCTGGGTTTGaagagttttgggtcaaaatgacccatatatatataaaatattggaTCTAACCACTTTATGAAACTTATATTCAAATTAGCCTCTTTGGTGCCACGTAGGAACCATGTcatagaaatatattttttttcaaaattttagttaaagcCTCAATTGACAACTAATGCTTCATTTTCGAACTGGAGTTGCAGTTACCAACCGAGGCTTCAGTTTTTGAACTGAAGCCGTAGTTATCaattgagacttcattttttaattgaagcctcaattgacaactgagacttcatttttgaactaaagtcTCACTTGTCAACTGAGgcttaagttaattttttttttactttaaaatttaattaaaaattattaaattataatttattattgaaattaaaaatatatactttaataataaattatttatatttaagcttaagaatctagtattatttcaacaaacataaattgataaatagaaaatattataaatgaatattttatttattaatgaattaataatcttaaaataataatttatataatatgtaaataagatataaaattgtttactttattaatttaagatatttaatttgttgttttttttaagatattaatttttttttgtattatagCAAATTTATCCATAGGTTCTCTCATTGTggagacatatatatatatatatatatatatatatatatatatatatatatatatatatatattcagcATATAAATGTTTAATGagtattttttgtgattttgatgaaactactaaaaattatattttgaagtagactttttctaattaatttcattaactaattttgtcaaaaaatctatatatggaaacttaagagtatactattatttcgataaagataaatttgtcataatataaataaattaatatcttaaaaaataaaaaattaaatatcttaaattaat comes from the Vitis vinifera cultivar Pinot Noir 40024 chromosome 12, ASM3070453v1 genome and includes:
- the LOC100251484 gene encoding pentatricopeptide repeat-containing protein ELI1, chloroplastic; the encoded protein is MQHGLRRPVSATIPPLKSLLSHPIPPPPAPPPPPSPECTPKPSLNLQLRILLQPILQHFPHPSSYAPIFQFLTRHNFIKLGQQAHAQIVLHGLQPNAFLAAKMVAMYASSGDLDSAVVVFDRIDNPSSLLYNSIIRAYTRHGFPEKTLEAYARMHFLGLLGDNFTLPFVLKSCADLSRVCMGRCVHGQGLRVGLEGDFYVGASLIDMYVKCGVIGDARKLFDKMIVRDMASWNALIAGYMKEGEIGVAEDLFERMEHRNIVSWTAMISGYTQNGFAEQALGLFDEMLQDGSEMKPNWVTIVSVLPACAQSAALERGRRIHDFANGIGLHLNSSVQTALAGMYAKCYSLVEARCCFDMIAQNGKNLIAWNTMITAYASHGCGVEAVSIFENMLRAGVQPDAVTFMGLLSGCSHSGLIDAGLNHFNDMGTIHSVEPRVEHYACVVDLLGRAGRLVEAKELISQMPMQAGPSVWGALLAACRSHRNLEIAELAARRLFVLEPDNSGNYVLLSNLYAEAGMWEEVKKLRALLKYQGMKKSPGCSWIEINGKSHLFMGADKSHPQAKEIYKFLEALPEKIKMAGYIPDTSFVLHDISEEEKEYNLTTHSEKLAIAFGLLNTRPGVVLRVTKNLRICGDCHAATKFISKIYEREIIVRDLNRFHCFKDGSCSCGDYW